The DNA window ccactctggatggattacttctttaatgaatccagccacgagaagtttagcgatctcccgtttaatggcctcacgcttgtcgtgggcaaacctccgcatgcgttgcttcttaggcatagccttcgggtgtacattcaaagcatgctcgatcaactccctgggcacccctagcatatccgcgggtttccatgcgaatatgtctcagttagcccgaagaaagctgacgagcgcgagttcctatttgtcacccaagcccgcaccgatgacggcggtcttggatgaatctccctcctgaagctggatcgtcttgagggccacatcatcagtcgactggatgcttgacttgttggccttcttggaaggaatctccagcccggtctgggagagctgctgcgcggccgcgagtacttctcccgaagcatctggcacgcgagtagtcgaagcatattagatcgcctcctgattgcagtcgtatgacttcttcaagttgccgcggagggtgagcactccaccgagtcctggcatcttaagaagcagatagacataatgcggcactaccatgaacttggcaagtgccggacgacccaatattgcatggtaagaagagtcaaaagtagccacttcgaatttgatgaactcagtacgataattctcccgcgtgccgaaggtgactgagaggaccaccgtaccaagcgggtgcgccgcattacctgggacgatgccgtaaaagggggacttgctgggaaccagcatatccttgaaatccaggcccattttcttcaatgtgctgatgaagatgagattgagcccgctcccgccatcgatgaggaccttggtaagcttgacctccgccaccacgggatccaggaccaaggggaactttccgggctcggaaaagctcatccactggtcatcacgagagaacgagatggggacctccgaccaacggagtggtcgtggtaccgccggctcgatggacaaaatctcccggaggagcagcttctgatcccgcctggaacaaaaatcctcgtctcccccgaagatgacgttgacaacctttgacgcatcttgaaacttcgggttgcgctcatgatcctcttgatcatcatcctcgggttctttgtcagcaggcttcttgttcttctttccgccaccggagttgctgaacgtcctccgaaggtggtagcagttgatggcggcgtggttggtgcccgggtgccacgggcacttcttctgcaggagcttctcgaactcctcctgcgttgtcgacttcttgccctgtgaaggacgatcgatagctgCGATGacctcatctggctttcgtttccggggtggccccgaaaagtcccACTGGcccttgtcgctgcggttgtcgtttgggcgccacagattgctgtcttgacgctgcgggaaccgctcccgcatcttctcctcctgctcggaccaattgtgcatcatatcacgaaggcccgcaacagtttttagCCTGTTctgcccgaaatccctgtatatggccgggtcggtgatgccgttgtagaagcagtcgatgatgtcctcctccgagatgttcacgatggtggcgcggacgtcgaagaagcaatgcgtgtaggaccgcagaagctcgttacgttcttgtttGCACTGGGAAAGATCGTGTcaagtacctgcacgggtaatcgctccctgaaaattgttgatgaagaccttcttaagtcgttcccaggagtagatggagttgctgccgaggctctccagccaagtgagcggtgctggatccaaagccatcgggaagtagacgactttggtgatatttgagccccctgcgacctcaatggccgtggagtagcaacggagccactgctggggagcctgcttgccgttgTAGTTGGTgataccgatcggcttgaagccctctgggtacttgtagctgctgaaacaagcagagaaagcagggaatcgatcgctacagtcagtaccttcagtttcgacttcttcgcgggtcttgcgcctggaggagatcacggtgcgcgcgtcgcgaccttcattgatatgctggcgcaggtcctccggaggaggtcgtcgattggcctgtcgcagatgacccccttgcggtggctgttgcctcccgacaggggcctggctcccacgcgcgttgtcgttgctgatttggtgttgaggacggccaccagccgttcgactatgagcctgacttcgactctcgtccATGCGTTCTTCCtggatgatggacgccggaatgtgttgatccagctggatccaagccctctgcgcgtagaggagtgcttgacgtacctccggatcatggctacgctcgaggatggccatcaccctggcgatgttggccaccggagtcctgaaaccccgctcgctgacggcagcaaactcagggtcaagctcgcgatgcatagatcgccttcactcattagccctcctccgccggattgtgcgggccctgttcctggccctccgcgccccacgatcggcgtcgttctcatcaccgatgttggccgtgatctcatcttcggagatcgcttcaaagttgtcgatgggaaaatccccaccgtcctcgccttcttcggccattagcacctggcgggaggaaagctcatgagaactttcgtcgattAGTTTAGTTGACCCCTCCGCtgcggtagccaatggcctgccctcttggaagggcaatgtctaaaggtgagccacaagccggccctctgcctcgagtagattggagagcatcatgcccctccaatgcactatgcgccccttcggcaaagaggtgatcaccaaatcaccgggactagaacaacccgaagccccccgacacgcggtggcttcaggctttccatcttggagcagcaagtccagatccttctctaacatcgagagggacccagatgcgttggcctcctgaagatcagtggccggttcacatgagccgagttgagtccgaccatgcgaatccctaaattggaacaagtccaaaccaggggaagttgtcgcaacatcagaagaagtcaagcctggaacagattccatctcgatctgtgctgcggaagtatggagcggcaagttgtcgagctcgtcgacgaacttgtcaaggccGCTGCaaggatccgcagcgaaggtttttggcgtcatgtcgacgaggaatcgccaaaagttgcccgcaccatctgcgatgcaaacccacgagccaaaaacgaacgtcgtaccctgagagggaactgacctgatgaaattgaaagatgccattgagctcgccggtggatcttcgacgcgctcccctacctggcgcgccagctgtcggtgtttaaccggctgcccaccaagggatatacccaaggtggtaagttttgggtgaggagacgccgagatcaggaactcgaaggtgcaaggaacacaagacttttagacaggttcgggccgcacggagcgtaacaccctacgtcctgtatggtggtttgtattccctttggtgtagaatgacctaatgatcttctgttttgaggggggggggtccctgacctcccttatatatccgagaggtcagagttacaaagatgctaaccaacccccgtcgagggatcataccagagcatatctcgagtagatcctctccgtgttggttagttctatctcctatttaaacgggataaacaagagataaacaaaatgaataagagataagatgggcttaatctcttagactacgtaacgtgcccagcccggtggccccgggtctgacagacatggctccttcggctctcctggctcgtaagctcgggggctggatgttgcaaaactactcgaagacgattCATAtaaagactgagagtgcagaagaaaccttaagCCACCgtgcggttaaataaaccagcgggaggcttaatttcactatgcagaaggcgaagagtttttctcagaattttagagtaacaccaatgccacggcttttggatccttatctccaattctgagggatttggattcaaggctcgggggctacgggatacgtggcatcgactacttatttttttgaatttattcgaagagtaggtaaggaagattcaagcttaatttgaccctcagtctgattctctgattcaacctaaggctcgggggctactccatatggagtgcgatttttcaatcgcacaccatgttaaaAATATAATCCGGGGCATGAGCActtcatagcttcgatgcagccaagcaagtactcgaagaaggacttcaagacggagcttcagaagaagccgaagactacttcaaaagtacttgataagcctgcagtactcagctacgaagagctcgggggcttgtcagacccggggccacgggactgtgtacataacgtagtttaaagaggtttaagagattaagtctgtcttatctcttatttatctcatttatctcttatttatcctgtatgaataggagataaaactaaccgatacagaggaaATCTATtagagatatgttctggtacgattctcTGGTTAGTAttggttaggattcatgtaactctggcctctcggatatataagggaggacagggacccctctcaaaacagacgatctccagatcattctacacctaaggcaatacaaaccaccacacaggacgtagggtgttacgcatcttgcggcccgaacctgtctaagctttgtgttccttgcaccttcgagttcctgatctcggcgtctcctcacccaaaacttaccaccttgcgtatatccctcggtgggcagccggttaaacactgaCATCATCTTCATTTGGAAGCCGATCTCGAGGGATCAGGCTAGATCTGCATCATGACCTTCAAAAAAGGAGGtgcatttttgccaaaaaggGCCATAGGAGCAGCTGGGCAGAATTTAAAAGCAGAACCATCAGGATCCTGGTGCTCCGGACCGTCCTGTTGCTGCAAAGGGGATAAACAGAATAAGCAAGAGGTCAAGCAGGATTATGAATAAGTACTGAATTGATGATGGTACCTCTCCCTTAGGAGCCTCATACTCGGTGTCAATCTGTTGCAACAACGCCCCCAGAGTTTTTTGaaagacatgagtcttccacattgaccaccaatcCCCGAAGTCGATGGCTGAAGTGGTGAAAGATAAGTCAATAGGGATTGGGATGTGGAGATCGGTGAACAGGCTATAACATCTCTGGCTGGTGAGACAGTCGGGCAGATCGGCTCTACTCTTTACCAAATGATGGAGGTAGAAGTGGGGTGGGACTTGCCCAAGagcaaattgccgggctgctatgaCGGGCTGGTAGGACTCATAGCCTGGCTTGATGATCCTGttggaggtactcatgccaactagaaggaagcaagggcgaatcatgatgGAGTATAAATGCCGAGTGCTATCGTCATCGGCAAAATCAACCAGCCTGAAGGCAGCTGGATTCTCAAAGTTTTCAGAGGCAGTGTAAGGGAAGAAAAGTGGGTTGTTTAGACCTTGGTAGAAGATCCTAAACCAACTTGATGCATCTCTTGGATTTAATTTGCTGCCAGGGAGGCTGCACAAGGCTTGGCCGAAGCTGGTGCATCTGATTTGCCTCTCACTTGGATCGGGAAAGGAATTATTTGCCAATATGGGGAAATCTGGTATGTGATTCTGAAAGTATAAATGAGCCCATAATTGGACAAACCACCAGGGGCCGCCAGTCCTGAGTTTCTTTTTGGAAAGTAGGCTTGATGTCATCAGTTGGAGATACCTATAAACTTATCCTAGGAACAATTTGCCGAGGACAACGGTGTGACCTCCAGCAAGTTTataagccaaggagaggtaatttttggttggagcaagggaaggaccgcaaaatatgAAATTTTCCAGCCAAAGGTTCAAGAAGGCCATGTGTTCTTTCTCagttacagggcctttggttttggcATATTGATTCATATAAGTTCCCCAGTTTGTACATTCTGTTTTGGAAGAAAGTTTGTAGGGGACCGCAGTCAGACTGAAAGCAGAGGGCATGGGTGATGGAATGTCTAAACCGGTGATCATCACTACGTCCATCAGGGTCAAAGTCATTGGGCCATGGCCAAATAGGAAGCAGTTCAGAGCGTCAGACCAAAAGTAgtcgatggtcttcagaaggttttcgTTCTTCTCTAGAGGGGACAACGACAAAGACAGAGCATCAGCTAttcctatggtttcccatgtgggTTGATAAgtttttgctactctgttataccaggatacccagccctcgggaggatttggccaggcacgcaggctgtcggcccaggaatctaaatctatgtctTGGCTCACAAATAGGATCCTGTTAGTCTCACAAGAAATTAAATCTACTAGACTCTCATAAGTGCGGGGACCAAGACAGAAAGAATTAGGAATCGAAGGGTGCGGCAAAAGGATGTCTAAAACTGAAGAATCAATAAGAGCCAGATAATGAGGGAAAATCATTTAATGGTTCAGGTGTTTGAGTAATTATCCCATTAAAATCAGTAAAGGTCAAAGTTTTACCTTCAGGCCAAGGACGGCCGCATCAGCGTTGGAGGGTTCCGTCATCTGGATCTTTGATGGCGAATTGGAAGCTCGAGtttggatctagggtttgcttcGCGGGTCACAAGTTCGTGTTCTAAGGCTTCAGTGGGTTTCGCGATTGGACTTATGAGCGGGAGTTTTGGAATGCAATTTGGAATCGGGGCATCTGTGTAGATCTATTTCGAGAAGGTTCCGAATTTGAGCGGAAACGGAATTGGTTTACGGATCGGTTGAGATCCGAATCGGCATTttaaggaaaggaaccgatgcATTGCTATCGGCTCCCGGTCAATCGGCTTCTCGACAGTTGTTAGCTAAAAAGAAAGACGTTATCCACAAGGGAGATCCTTACAAAAGGGGAGCTGATTGCTCCTAAAGCCGATCTGTCGGCTTGGAACGATACAGTGCTACTAGTCCTAccatctaccaccagtaggagCCCAGGACATTGCGATGCTTGGATGGAGGGGCTGCGCTGctgtcatcgtcgtcgtcgctaTCGCTGCTGCCATTGCTGCTGTCGGGTCCGCCATCATTGTTGCTGTCGCTGATTTTGTCGTCGGACTCTTCGTCCTCCTCCGAGTACCCACCGCGGAAGAACTCTCCTGCCGTCGAGTCATCATCGGATGATgtgtcctcgggttcttcttctgaGGAGAAGAAATCTCCCTCCCAGGAGatgtcgtcgtcgtcttcatcCAGTTCCCCGTCAAAAAGAAGCAGGAGGTCTTCACCGTTGGTCAAGgactcatcgtcctctgaccaaacCTGGAaatcccattcctctgcatcccaatgcggATGAGCACGGGCCTCGTAGGCTGCTATGGGACTGAACTCCGGGGTCACCTCCCGGGTGGTTTCGGATTCGAAGGAGatggcagaggaagaggaaacaGAGGATGAGAGAGCCATTGTTGGAGGAAGAAGGGTTTGCTGGTGCAGTTGCAAATGGCTAAAGGGGGAAGATGAGTGGAGAAATCCGCCGGAGGCAAGTTAATGAAAGACGGAGTGGaaactgaattggcaccatGGCGGATTCCAAGAAGTAGATACGAATAGTCACATCATGCGGCAACGGAAGTGGCATGCGTGTACGAactttggaagtcgaagaggtgGAGCGACAGAAAAAGAGAAATGGTTTCAGAATTATTATTgctgaaaccagggggcatgtgtaatcgccataatttggctgggccagaatATGGGCTGTGAGCAAAATGGGCTTAAAGGATGATGGTAATGGATTTGCGAATTGGCCCCTGTGtgggcggtttaaggccaggGTCGGCTGTGTATCTAGATAGGAATATGTGTTTAAATTAGCTTAGAGATAGATAACAGGACTCGTGTCGTAGTCCAtcaggattggttaggaaaAGTAAGTattcggactataaatatgtaccttagGTTACGAATGAATAACAAACAATACATCTGCAAACAAAAtctcggtgcatcgccacccctacTTTCAGGGTTTCCAGGTAATCGccatgctgccccgatcacgtctTGTGTGATCGGGGCAACATTGTTCTTACCTATCGTCTTTGTGTTTCTCgcgctgaagcgttgttgatggcaagTAACACTAGTTACCTTAGCGTTTATATAGTTGCATCAGCCTTTACATCGTGTTTATGTTTTGTTGCTTCTTGTAAACGCTTGGCTATCTTTATGCATAATCTCTGGTGCAAaagcagcgccttgctctgtttcatttagtagattcaatctgttatggtaggtCTATGTTTATTAGAGATTTGTTTTAATATTCgcatggttaggcccttcaagcgggttaaatgttccggtaACATGTTTGATGCTTTACGTTGATCTAGAAAGAGATTGTTCCAAGGATCGGCTTTTGTTGGTCTTTAGGCATCGTTTTAGGTTGGTGTTTTGTTA is part of the Panicum hallii strain FIL2 chromosome 2, PHallii_v3.1, whole genome shotgun sequence genome and encodes:
- the LOC112881003 gene encoding nucleolar transcription factor 1-B-like; amino-acid sequence: MALSSSVSSSSAISFESETTREVTPEFSPIAAYEARAHPHWDAEEWDFQVWSEDDESLTNGEDLLLLFDGELDEDDDDISWEGDFFSSEEEPEDTSSDDDSTAGEFFRGGYSEEDEESDDKISDSNNDGGPDSSNGSSDSDDDDDSSAAPPSKHRNVLGSYWW